atgacctGGAAgcatggaagactaagaatctCTTCCTTAGTCAAAAAAAGGTACCTAATGATCAAGCAAGCTTACCATCAGGTAAAGAAACCTAGAAATTGTAACTTAAATACAAGACAAGTTGTCAGAAATTCCTACTTCTGAGAGCTTTCACTTTCCTCTAGGTTTCTTAGAAGCTCCTGTTTTTTCCTGAGAAATTAAAATggtaattgttttaaaaaaacagATCAACGATATGGAACTTCATGCGATATCACTTTACAAACAGACCTTATACAATCATCAAGTTCGCATTCCCTGGCATATAGACTTTCAACCTCAGCCTGTATCGAATCAAATTGTCAAAGTTTGACTGAATCTCTATCACAATGCATTGGCAGGTGGAGCTAAAATCCTAAGAGCAACATgcattttaaactaaaattggtGATCAATTGCATCAGTCCAAGGCACTAGCAGAAGCTTGCTATAATATCTGCATAGGCATATTTAGTTCAGGATAGAAGTGGCGAGACCAATACATTCAATCCGCAATATGAGGCTTATACCCAATCTATATTTAAATAGTATCATAAGAGATGAGATCATGTTACATTCAGATTTTGCCTCGTCCAAGAAGCTTATTAAAAGGTGGTATCCTATCATGTATTTGTAAGACACACTAAATCCATACAGAAACATGTCAAGCATAAGCTTGAGTATCTACATAACACATATACTCGATACAAGTGATCCTCTTAGGCACTTATGTGAcctgaaaattttcttttcgcTTCTAGAAAAATGCCTCGAGCAGTTTAAGTTGAAAATTGCTGGTATAaacttgaattttattttgtacaattatgaagaaatatttttaacataccATACCATGGCTTCAAAAGAGGCAAAGTaggttttcatttttcaattatatgatcgaatataaaaaattaagtcaTGTTTAAATTCAAAGCAACCATACAAGCAGTCTAAAAGTAGGAGATCTGGACAGAGTCAATTAAAAAAGATCTAAAACCTTTAGACTGTTAATTTGGTTCTCCAGTTCTCGTGGCCCAAGTCCATCACATCCCCTGCTCACAACGTGTATCATATATATCAGAAATCTGATAAAAGAAACTTCAAAGTAACaaacaaaatgataatatttactTCCACTGTATATGATTTTTTGAAGTTTTCTCTATCAATCCTACTCCTTCAAGAACATTTGTAATGTCATAAATTCTCCTTTTCTGAACCTGTCACAATtagttttagatatattataaaacCAGAAATAAAAAGCCATGAAGCAGAAGTGCATGTACTAATAACACAAATAggaaactttaaattaaaagaactgGAAGAGAAGCCCAAAATAAGTCTGACAAAAGGTGTCTTGGTGAACAAAACTATGAAAGACATTTTCTATACCTCCAAGATCTCAGCGGTTTTGTTAAGATCAAGGGTGCCATCCCTAGCATCTTGGATCAAGCTCACAAATTTCTTTGTCAACAGTCCTGTCCAAGGCATATTATAAGCATTATAAAGAGAGTCAGCTTGACAATTGAGTTAAAAAGGGACAGTGGAGTAATACTTGAGTATAGACATACCTAAGGAACTGTCATAACGACAGTTGTTACCCACAGTTGAATTAGGGGAACCTGATAAGGAAAATGCACCCAACATAAACTCCAGCAAGataatagttataatataaaagcaACAGAATGAAGAATTTAACAGAATCATAATCTAATAATCTAAAAGAGTGTTACCGGCACTAGGTCTGTGAGTCCCAGATTTTGTGTTTCTAGATTTAACATTTTGCTTTCCTCTTTCAGTAGACTGGGTTTGAACTGGACTGGGAAGATAAACTGTTTTACTCGTGTCAGAAACCACTTCGAGATTACTTCTGTGACTACTTTCATATCTTTGACTCGGCTGCATAGGTAGTTGATTGTAAACATTAAAGTCTTACAAAAACTACAATTTGCCGGTTTCGCATAGTATATTTCTAAtatctaaaggaaagaaaacaaaattcaattataagCTTACAGAGAaccaatattttttatcattgataaatacatttatttatagtaCACAGAACCTAGTTGAATCGGAAGATCAACAAGTTCAAAAAGTTGTTGGTAGAGGTAGATCtaagaaacttaaaataaaacactGAATTCGCTGAAAGCATAGACTCATCTCTTGTAATCCAAAAACAATCTATTAAACTGTGTGCCCAAGAAGAAATCATATGAGTAAATGAATGTTAAATGTTGTTACAACTGAAATGAATGCATTGTGTAACAACGAAAACAGTGTATAATTTGCATGATAAGATTGTGTTAGTTGGAATCAGAGACATGATCTATCCATCCGATCATGAACAGAAAATGAAAAGCGgagagaaattgaaaataagaaactCACTAAGAAATTGGGAAAAATAGAATGGGAAAGGGGAGAAATGTGAGAAGGGGAGTGCAGTAGGTGAAATTTAAATTGAGATGGATGAGGAGGGTCGTGAGGTTGATGATGATCCTGGCCGGAAGTCGACATTAATAGGGAGAAGAAAGGGTTTGGAAAACAGAAAGAGAGAGCGGGAGTGAGAGAGGTAACAGCAACACTGTTATATAGTACCGGGAAATGAAAAAGGGGTGAAAATgagattataaattttgaaacaaacaaaaaagagaTGTGTTGTTGAGTGAAGAGTGAGTGATGAGATATTGAGATGAGATGAGACTGAATGGCCGCCAACACCAACGCAAAAAAAGCGGTCAGTTGAGTTCAAATGCACACGCTACCCCGCCTTTTGTTTTACTTTCgttctatttttctcttatttggGCCTCTTCCTACCCTATTTTTTGTGGGCTGTATGAATGATATGCATGATTCTTCccaactattttttataacattagtttattatgtcatttatttcaatcaaaataaacaaatattaatttttaacaatgtctcattatttgttttgtctcaattccaataaaatataaattttttatacattaataaaaattataattttgaactaTATTATACAAAcaataatgattaaattaataataattaaaatttaatataaatttattttttaaactttaatttattaggTTGGATGAtggtaaaaaatattcataataatgatattaaattattatattataataataaaatgtattttacaattataatgATAGAATTATACTTAGCTaatgaactaaaaattaattatataaaaaattaataaattattttatatgataaaaaataataaataaaaatattaaaaaatgtaaaaataattaaatatgtgtcttataaataatttgataaactgtttgataaattatacaaagaaaaaaatatataattaaagttataaaaaaatcttatatcaaatgaagaaaatgaaaattatttcagtaaaacaaaagtttttcgaacaaaaaaaatttaaagattagagaaaataaaaatatatataaattttttattacacgagagttaaatattttgtgtgaaagaaaataaaagataaataaaactattaaaaataagtaatatataaatgtgaaatataaaaattatttgatttgaatgtGCATAAattgtgataataaaaaaagtaaaaccactaaaagagaagaagaaaaagtatgtaataaaaaaattaattaaaatagattgtctaataaactataaatactatattagtttaaatgaaaacaaaaatgagaatAATTAGTGTGAATATGGAATGAGTGGATAAGTATATACTCATCAAgtcatataatattttcttgttatttatttttttttctcttttttagcttttgatttgatttttttattttgtttattacttgtaatttctaaatattttcaaaattaatttatttttttttgtaattctaccaacaatatttttatccataaaatttgatttaaaatttttaaatttattattattgttaaatttttccTTTGTTAGTAGCTGTCTTTGttaagaattgattttttttttttttaatttgaaagaaggttttatttgattttgtgcCTAATGGAACTAAGGTGATAGatgaaatgaatatttaaactagatttaaaattttttagttggatttgatttcttatttaaagtcataacaataaatatttacttaaacTTTTCGTTAAAGGTGATTTTAgggtgtattttttttaagatggaTTTGAAAGagagtaaatatatttatttaaagataaaaaaattgtgttctTTTAGGAAATTTGAAGGTTTATGTGAGTGGATATATGAttaaagtttgtgaaaaaattggtagatatgattaaatattatgattatataaACTAAAGGAGTCTTcgtattttcaattaattttagataaaatctataataaataattagtatatatgaatatttattatttaagagtagtgtaaaatctaaataaaataataaaagaaatagttttaTGTGGTTTTGTGTTATAATTgttgcaaaataaataaattaaaatatagtttattaatttattgttttaataatatgtGGTATATTTTGTATGATTCGATGAGTGTATTTGTtagttttaataatatgttgtatattttgtatgatttgGATGAGTATTTTtgtgtatattttataatgaaaagtttaTAGTTGATTGGTTGGGGTTTGTAATTAAGGTGCAATCCAATTAATAGGTCTTGTAACATAGTTTCATAAACAGTTGTAGTTCAACTAATAAGTCTTCTAGGATAGTTTGATAAGTGATGCAGttctatttataatgttataatatattattaatgatatatttactTCATATTTGTGCcgtcatattttttaaatatatatatatatatatatatatatatatatatatataaattttggaaaatgacatgttgatttctatgtttaaaACTTACTcgtagttttattatttaataaagtattCAAGATATTTAAATGTTAGTTCTGTTTAGTAGaacttgtgttttatttatcatGTGATTATTAGTTGtgatatacaaattaaatatattttttaaattaataaatattttttaaaataaataagttaattgtgaatttatatatatatatatatatatatatatataatatttttatattattttattatataattgttataattattatagaaGTTAATATGTATGGgctgaaaattaaattagaaatttttggataatttaattagaaaatttagttaaaattttatagaatatattATGTGGAGActtattagaattaattaagataaaaacaacttaattttttaagataataagtttatataaaaattttaaaaaataaactcaacAGTGCTAtatgtcttttatttatattatgttagtATAGAGATTATAgttatcagaaaaaaaaatttgagaaaaacattattttatgatattatggCATAGTGAATGATAGTATGAATAATTTTGACTCTAGGGTCTTTCAAGACATCCCCCTCACGTTAGGATGGACTTCAatcatagctctgataccatgttagaagtggactcaACCTCACAAGACcagcttgtagggtgaggtttgcacccacttatatacacttaaatggtctcatctctagtcgatgtggg
This DNA window, taken from Vigna radiata var. radiata cultivar VC1973A chromosome 5, Vradiata_ver6, whole genome shotgun sequence, encodes the following:
- the LOC106761570 gene encoding transcription factor E2FC — encoded protein: MSTSGQDHHQPHDPPHPSQFKFHLLHSPSHISPLSHSIFPNFLPSQRYESSHRSNLEVVSDTSKTVYLPSPVQTQSTERGKQNVKSRNTKSGTHRPSAGSPNSTVGNNCRYDSSLGLLTKKFVSLIQDARDGTLDLNKTAEILEVQKRRIYDITNVLEGVGLIEKTSKNHIQWKGCDGLGPRELENQINSLKAEVESLYARECELDDCIRKKQELLRNLEESESSQKYLFLTKEEILSLPCFQNQEIIAIKAPKASFIEVPDPDEESVFRQRQYKMIVRSATGPIYLYLLSKDDCKYEDDSVKRVKLMDPSWNSEQCRKRGVGLLESHDDKQNTSESFNFHESQASGIQEITPTDFEMEDDYWFQSDPGVRLTQLWENEPIIPIEELQDY